A genomic stretch from Nilaparvata lugens isolate BPH chromosome 8, ASM1435652v1, whole genome shotgun sequence includes:
- the LOC111062320 gene encoding major royal jelly protein 5 — protein sequence MTSPATMMAFLTGTLWSTTLVEGSKPWLPLNPDQALLSDWSFQLMASDLEWPCPATRSVYEQSGRYIPKNIIVSKVQMHRDWALLLTPRYRSGVPFTIGKVNLRTANKCRPRIAPFPCWEMHEEGSPDAIQNAVDIFLDHKGVLWVLDSGVVNTLDTPVRRASPKVWAFDADTGKLLKTINLNQLVCTVSRLQYLVVEYGSDGRAFLYISDAATRAIIVWNVADASGYRVVLPTATTMDCGRRDVLYLALVKRPLGPSRLYFTYLSAKHLFAIDTDCLRRKSANGTVIDVGLKPTKFVLLGTDNGLNLFFRYRGQSDIWMWNTETGFKASNFIAVQEGGDCRLATQVLPGFRRLKWVLESNFHDYLAGTTGGMGANVRLHPLVKSGCDCF from the exons ATGACCAGTCCAGCCACAATGATGGCCTTCCTGACAGGCACCTTATGGTCGACCACACTGGTTGAGGGCTCCAAACCATGGCTGCCTCTCAACCCCGACCAGGCGCTGCTCTCTGATTGGTCCTTCCAGCTGATGGCCAGTGACCTGGAGTGGCCCTGCCCGGCCACCAGGAGTGTCTATGAACAGTCAGGCCGCTACATTCCCAAAAACATCATCGTGTCCAAAGTGCAGATGCATAGAGACTGGGCACTGCTGTTGACTCCCCGCTATCGGTCTGGGGTGCCTTTCACCATAGGAAAG GTGAACCTGAGAACAGCGAACAAATGTCGTCCGCGGATCGCTCCGTTTCCCTGCTGGGAGATGCACGAGGAAGGCAGTCCAGATGCCATACAGAATGCAGTCGACATCTTCCTGGACCACAAGGGTGTTCTGTGGGTGCTCGACTCTGGAGTGGTGAATACTCTCGACACGCCTGTCAGGAGAGCCTCACCCAAGGTGTGGGCGTTCGATGCCGACACTGGCaag CTGCTGAAAACGATCAACCTCAACCAGCTAGTCTGCACGGTGAGTCGCCTCCAGTACTTAGTGGTCGAATACGGATCAGACGGACGCGCATTCCTATACATCAGCGACGCAGCGACTCGCGCGATTATCGTCTGGAACGTCGCTGACGCGTCAGGGTACCGTGTCGTCCTCCCTACAGCCACCACCATGGACTGCGGACGTCGGGACGTCCTCTACTTAGCTCTGGTCAAGAGGCCGCTCGGACCTTCCCGGCTCTATTTCACATATTTGTCAGCTAAGCATCTGTTCGCAATCGATACTGATTGTCTGAGACGCAAATCTGCCAATGGAACAGTTATAGATGTTGGACTGAAACCTACCAAGTTTGTGCTGCTCGGCACTGATAATGGGCTGAACTTATTCTTCAG GTACCGTGGACAGTCCGACATCTGGATGTGGAACACCGAAACAGGTTTCAAGGCTAGTAACTTTATTGCCGTGCAAGAGGGAGGGGACTGCCGCCTAGCTACCCAGGTTCTGCCCGGGTTTAGGAGGTTGAAATGGGTCCTCGAGTCCAATTTCCACGACTACCTGGCAGGGACAACGGGAGGCATGGGTGCTAATGTACGACTCCATCCATTGGTCAAGAGTGGTTGTGACTGTTTCTAA
- the LOC111062260 gene encoding major royal jelly protein 3 isoform X1, whose translation MINRMRKSTLVAGCLLVTVALLQRTAGLLPSLLHPLQWFGAAFCWPTLDTQAIYRRTGQFNPRHCIATRLQIAKDDAFMVLPRYKCGVPATLVRTCLKQRSCQAMLEPFPCWKMQEEDSCESLTNAVDLCLDIHDTLWVLDIGIVNTLEQPVRKSNPRVLGFNTKTGQVIRVVDLDGLTSATSRLQYLVVDFSADGNCFLYISDAAAKAIIVYDLAADKGFRVVLPKIVTAGCNSKRDVLYLALARKCDGSSSLYFTYLSGQRMFSIDTQYLQCGDPQAKVDDCGPKPGRLIILGTDNGAAIFFRYEGLGDVYRWDANTCFHSNNFVAVHRTCESCLLATHVAADYRRDQMRLLESNFPDFLKGCVGCGAYQTITTIEGGY comes from the exons GCATGAGAAAGTCGACACTGGTGGCCGGGTGCCTGTTGGTGACAGTGGCCCTGCTGCAGCGCACAGCCGGACTGCTTCCCTCGCTGCTGCACCCTCTGCAGTGGTTCGGAGCCGCCTTCTGTTGGCCCACCCTCGACACGCAGGCCATCTACCGGCGGACGGGCCAGTTCAACCCAAGACACTGCATCGCCACACGGCTCCAGATAGCTAAGGACGACGCGTTCATGGTCTTGCCCAG GTATAAATGTGGGGTGCCAGCTACATTGGTGAGAACTTGTCTGAAGCAGAGATCATGCCAGGCGATGCTTGAGCCGTTCCCTTGCTGGAAGATGCAGGAAGAGGACAGTTGTGAGAGTCTCACAAACGCTGTCGATCTCTGTCTCGACATTCACGACACTCTGTGGGTTCTCGATATTGGTATTGTCAACACATTGGAACAACCTGTGAGGAAGTCCAATCCTAGGGTTCTTGGATTCAATACTAAGACAGGGCAG GTGATCCGTGTCGTGGACCTGGACGGTCTCACCTCGGCCACCAGTCGTCTGCAGTATTTGGTGGTGGACTTCAGTGCCGATGGAAACTGTTTCCTGTACATTAGCGATGCTGCCGCCAAGGCGATTATAGTCTACGACTTAGCAGCCGATAAGGGCTTTCGAGTGGTTCTGCCCAAAATCGTCACAGCTGGATGCAACTCCAAGCGAGATGTTCTCTATTTGGCACTG GCCAGGAAATGTGACGGCAGTTCATCGTTGTACTTCACATACCTGTCAGGACAGCGCATGTTCTCAATAGACACTCAGTACCTGCAGTGCGGAGATCCCCAGGCCAAGGTGGACGATTGTGGCCCCAAGCCAGGCCGACTAATCATTCTGGGCACTGACAACGGTGCTGCTATATTCTTCAG ATACGAAGGCCTAGGAGACGTGTACCGTTGGGACGCCAACACGTGTTTCCATAGCAACAACTTTGTTGCCGTTCACAGGACGTGTGAGTCTTGCCTTCTGGCTACTCACGTAGCAGCTGACTACCGCCGCGACCAAATGAGGCTACTCGAGAGCAACTTTCCAGATTTCCTCAAGGGTTGTGTTGGCTGCGGTGCATACCAGACTATCACTACTATTGAGGGTGGTTACTGA
- the LOC111062260 gene encoding major royal jelly protein 3 isoform X2, whose protein sequence is MRKSTLVAGCLLVTVALLQRTAGLLPSLLHPLQWFGAAFCWPTLDTQAIYRRTGQFNPRHCIATRLQIAKDDAFMVLPRYKCGVPATLVRTCLKQRSCQAMLEPFPCWKMQEEDSCESLTNAVDLCLDIHDTLWVLDIGIVNTLEQPVRKSNPRVLGFNTKTGQVIRVVDLDGLTSATSRLQYLVVDFSADGNCFLYISDAAAKAIIVYDLAADKGFRVVLPKIVTAGCNSKRDVLYLALARKCDGSSSLYFTYLSGQRMFSIDTQYLQCGDPQAKVDDCGPKPGRLIILGTDNGAAIFFRYEGLGDVYRWDANTCFHSNNFVAVHRTCESCLLATHVAADYRRDQMRLLESNFPDFLKGCVGCGAYQTITTIEGGY, encoded by the exons ATGAGAAAGTCGACACTGGTGGCCGGGTGCCTGTTGGTGACAGTGGCCCTGCTGCAGCGCACAGCCGGACTGCTTCCCTCGCTGCTGCACCCTCTGCAGTGGTTCGGAGCCGCCTTCTGTTGGCCCACCCTCGACACGCAGGCCATCTACCGGCGGACGGGCCAGTTCAACCCAAGACACTGCATCGCCACACGGCTCCAGATAGCTAAGGACGACGCGTTCATGGTCTTGCCCAG GTATAAATGTGGGGTGCCAGCTACATTGGTGAGAACTTGTCTGAAGCAGAGATCATGCCAGGCGATGCTTGAGCCGTTCCCTTGCTGGAAGATGCAGGAAGAGGACAGTTGTGAGAGTCTCACAAACGCTGTCGATCTCTGTCTCGACATTCACGACACTCTGTGGGTTCTCGATATTGGTATTGTCAACACATTGGAACAACCTGTGAGGAAGTCCAATCCTAGGGTTCTTGGATTCAATACTAAGACAGGGCAG GTGATCCGTGTCGTGGACCTGGACGGTCTCACCTCGGCCACCAGTCGTCTGCAGTATTTGGTGGTGGACTTCAGTGCCGATGGAAACTGTTTCCTGTACATTAGCGATGCTGCCGCCAAGGCGATTATAGTCTACGACTTAGCAGCCGATAAGGGCTTTCGAGTGGTTCTGCCCAAAATCGTCACAGCTGGATGCAACTCCAAGCGAGATGTTCTCTATTTGGCACTG GCCAGGAAATGTGACGGCAGTTCATCGTTGTACTTCACATACCTGTCAGGACAGCGCATGTTCTCAATAGACACTCAGTACCTGCAGTGCGGAGATCCCCAGGCCAAGGTGGACGATTGTGGCCCCAAGCCAGGCCGACTAATCATTCTGGGCACTGACAACGGTGCTGCTATATTCTTCAG ATACGAAGGCCTAGGAGACGTGTACCGTTGGGACGCCAACACGTGTTTCCATAGCAACAACTTTGTTGCCGTTCACAGGACGTGTGAGTCTTGCCTTCTGGCTACTCACGTAGCAGCTGACTACCGCCGCGACCAAATGAGGCTACTCGAGAGCAACTTTCCAGATTTCCTCAAGGGTTGTGTTGGCTGCGGTGCATACCAGACTATCACTACTATTGAGGGTGGTTACTGA